The Cherax quadricarinatus isolate ZL_2023a unplaced genomic scaffold, ASM3850222v1 Contig674, whole genome shotgun sequence genome has a segment encoding these proteins:
- the LOC128703360 gene encoding dnaJ protein homolog 1-like, giving the protein MEKNYYKILCLEKSASEEDIKKAYRKMALMYHPDKNKSFFAEEKFKDIAEAYEVLSDKMKRKIYDMYGEKGLKRGEGIPSSAGDGLHFRYTFSGNPKIIFQQFFGNSDPFSTFLTGDVDSKHIISGRYSFSFNESFEFSKPQYSKSHYQENFNFNNDSSNPSDIFKSQDKSQNKINYQETLTAFGFKKKDRNLISLPAPFSVNSFLSTMDEKMEIDEITTTSSNISEQSIIVSSKDLDLYVTLEEIYKGVTKKIKIIKRNNNCYEEKILIIDINPGMKNGTKIIFEHEGNKFPGKNPEDVIFVIRDKPHQYFKRDGVNLQYTAKLTLRDALCGTQVEIPTLTDEKVTLNLSNDIVRPQMTKCLPGYGLPYSKDFNKKGNIIINFDIQFPSILIDSTKKILSEIL; this is encoded by the coding sequence ATGGAAAAGAACTATTATAAAATTCTCTGTCTCGAGAAAAGTGCTAGTGAAGAAGATATTAAGAAAGCTTATAGGAAAATGGCACTTATGTACCATCCCGACAAAAACAAGTCTTTTTTTGCAGAAGAAAAATTCAAAGATATAGCAGAAGCCTATGAAGTATTGAGTGACAAAATGAAGAGAAAAATATATGATATGTACGGCGAGAAAGGACTTAAGAGAGGAGAAGGAATACCTAGTAGTGCTGGAGATGGACTACACTTTAGGTATACTTTTTCGGGAAATCCTAAAATTATTTTTCAACAATTCTTTGGCAATAGTGATCCTTTTTCTACTTTTTTAACAGGAGATGTAGATTCTAAACATATAATAAGTGGACGATATTCCTTCAGTTTCAATGAGTCTTTTGAATTTTCCAAACCTCAGTACAGTAAGAGTCATTACCAAGAAAATTTTAACTTCAACAATGACAGCAGTAACCCTTCTGATATTTTTAAATCTCAAGACAAAAgtcaaaataaaattaattatcAAGAGACATTAACAGCCTTTGGATTCAAAAAGAAAGATAGAAACTTAATATCCCTTCCAGCTCCTTTTTCTGTCAATTCATTTTTAAGTACTATGGATGAAAAAATGGAAATTGATgaaattactactacttctagtaaTATATCAGAACAGTCAATTATTGTGTCTTCCAAAGATTTAGACCTTTATGTTACCTTGGAAGAAATTTACAAGGGTGTTACAAAGAAAATCAAGATTATTAAAAGAAACAATAACTGTTATGAAGAAAAGATTTTAATCATAGATATTAATCCAGGGATGAAAAATGGCACAAAGATTATTTTTGAACATGAGGGCAATAAGTTTCCTGGTAAAAATCCTGAAGATGTTATTTTTGTAATCAGAGATAAACCTCATCAGTATTTTAAACGTGATGGTGTTAACCTGCAGTACACAGCTAAATTGACACTACGTGATGCCTTGTGTGGTACTCAAGTAGAAATTCCTACCCTAACCGATGAGAAAGTTACCTTGAATTTAAGTAACGATATTGTACGACCACAAATGACGAAGTGTCTTCCAGGTTATGGATTACCTTACTCTAAAGATTTTAATAAGAAAGGGAACATTATAATTAATTTTGATATTCAGTTTCCTTCCATTTTGATTGATAGTACAAAAAAAATTCTCTCTGAAATTCTTTAA